From Spirochaetota bacterium, one genomic window encodes:
- the rlmD gene encoding 23S rRNA (uracil(1939)-C(5))-methyltransferase RlmD codes for MELTIEKLGGEGVSIARAEGKTVFVPFGVPGDVVKAEIREDKRTYCRASITEVITPSPDRVAAPCRYFGDCGGCAHQNISYEAQCRHKHALLTELFRAIATPVDAVVPSPSVFGYRSKMQLQCARSGSRILAGFYRSHSRSLVPIDRCPLHTDEVNALARTTVRLLNDLRLPAFDARMRKGLVRDIVIRSNTKGESMLTLVIHDRDFEKRAAFSKAIFRRHPSLAGFFTFHNPRDTEYVFADGENITTNTRHSPLEKVYGKAIDESFAGMRFALSPLTFFQVNVPQAQRIAAFLAECFGHATSAATGGLIDAHAGVGAFSLALAPKFTEVLAVELVRDSCELAIQNVRMNRVPNVRVRHSSDVRALGEILSRDGMDRYPNLLLDPPRAGLSEDMRAMIPSMQFKRIVYVSCNPHTQARDAAVFTANGYRVTRIAPFDMFPHTYHIECVMVFERS; via the coding sequence ATGGAACTAACCATTGAGAAGCTCGGCGGTGAGGGCGTGAGCATAGCCCGTGCCGAGGGAAAGACCGTGTTCGTACCCTTCGGCGTCCCCGGCGATGTGGTCAAAGCCGAGATACGCGAAGATAAAAGAACGTACTGCCGCGCTTCCATTACGGAGGTCATAACGCCGTCGCCGGACCGCGTTGCCGCCCCCTGCCGCTATTTCGGCGACTGCGGCGGTTGTGCCCATCAGAACATATCATACGAGGCGCAATGCCGGCACAAACATGCGCTCCTTACAGAATTGTTCCGTGCCATCGCCACCCCTGTCGACGCCGTTGTTCCATCGCCATCCGTGTTCGGGTATCGGAGCAAGATGCAGCTGCAATGCGCGCGCTCGGGGAGCCGCATCCTTGCCGGGTTCTATCGCTCGCATTCGCGTTCGCTCGTACCGATCGACCGATGCCCGCTCCATACCGACGAAGTGAATGCGCTTGCGCGTACCACCGTGCGCCTTCTCAATGACTTGAGGCTTCCCGCATTCGACGCTCGGATGCGCAAGGGGCTTGTCCGCGATATCGTTATCCGTTCGAACACGAAGGGTGAGAGCATGCTCACGCTCGTTATCCATGACCGTGATTTCGAGAAGCGTGCGGCATTCTCCAAGGCGATATTCCGCCGCCACCCGTCGCTCGCCGGTTTTTTCACGTTCCATAATCCGCGCGATACCGAGTATGTGTTCGCCGACGGCGAGAACATCACGACGAATACGCGTCATTCGCCGCTCGAAAAAGTGTACGGGAAGGCCATCGATGAATCGTTCGCCGGTATGCGCTTTGCGCTTTCACCGCTCACGTTCTTTCAGGTGAACGTGCCCCAGGCACAACGCATCGCCGCTTTCCTCGCCGAATGCTTCGGCCATGCGACAAGCGCTGCGACAGGCGGTCTTATCGATGCGCATGCCGGCGTTGGTGCGTTCTCACTGGCACTTGCACCGAAATTCACCGAAGTGCTCGCCGTTGAACTGGTGCGCGATTCGTGCGAACTCGCGATACAGAACGTGCGGATGAACCGTGTTCCGAACGTGCGCGTGCGGCATTCGTCCGACGTGCGCGCCCTTGGGGAGATCCTCTCCCGCGACGGGATGGACCGATATCCGAACCTGCTGCTTGACCCCCCGCGTGCGGGGCTCTCGGAGGATATGCGCGCGATGATACCATCGATGCAATTCAAGCGTATCGTCTATGTGTCCTGCAATCCGCACACCCAGGCGCGCGATGCTGCCGTGTTCACGGCGAACGGCTACCGTGTAACGCGCATCGCACCGTTCGATATGTTCCCGCATACGTATCATATCGAATGCGTCATGGTGTTCGAACGAAGCTGA
- a CDS encoding RMD1 family protein, whose translation MAKKIPVTGHYYNAPIDLKRFRERLKPYKLHSVDPLVCELVNDRFVVITKFGVVMFWNTTDDLERSIREELTKFLTDFSVDERVSDRIDIELGATERIGFERVQLSKLSPDKIKLISLAFAQSIALNKFELDITSILGKIEGYINELKTSGKLRIKPARILKSVGFALSVKYHVINNLVLFDKPDETWEDERLSRLYRDIREYFDLTDRHEGITVKLDFITDNVETLLDLLNTQRMVWLDVTIVLLIIAEVIIFLMQIFVFNGH comes from the coding sequence ATGGCTAAGAAAATACCTGTTACCGGGCATTATTATAACGCCCCCATCGACCTTAAGCGTTTCCGCGAACGGCTTAAGCCGTATAAGCTGCACAGCGTCGACCCGCTCGTCTGCGAGCTTGTCAATGACCGCTTCGTGGTCATCACCAAGTTCGGCGTCGTCATGTTCTGGAACACCACCGATGATCTCGAGCGTTCCATCCGCGAGGAATTGACGAAATTCCTCACCGACTTTTCCGTCGATGAGCGGGTGAGCGACCGCATCGACATAGAGCTCGGTGCCACTGAGCGCATCGGCTTTGAGCGTGTGCAGCTCTCGAAACTATCGCCGGATAAGATAAAGCTCATCTCGCTCGCCTTCGCGCAGTCGATAGCCCTCAATAAATTCGAACTTGATATCACATCGATACTGGGGAAGATCGAGGGGTATATTAATGAGCTGAAAACGTCCGGAAAGCTCAGGATAAAACCGGCTCGGATATTGAAAAGCGTGGGGTTCGCGCTGTCGGTGAAATATCATGTCATCAACAATCTCGTGTTGTTCGATAAGCCGGACGAGACCTGGGAAGATGAACGGCTCAGCCGATTGTACCGTGATATACGCGAGTACTTCGATCTTACCGACAGGCATGAAGGCATCACGGTAAAACTCGATTTCATCACCGATAACGTCGAGACGCTTCTTGATCTCCTGAACACACAGCGCATGGTGTGGCTGGATGTCACTATCGTTCTCCTTATCATCGCCGAGGTCATTATCTTTCTCATGCAGATATTCGTCTTCAACGGCCACTAG